TCCCTTCACTAATGTGCACTCCCTCCTTGATCTCAGAGCAGACAGTCCTGAGGGGCACTAAGTCCTTTTCACTCCTGACTCTCCACAACTGTGGCAAGCAACAGTGGCTGCCCCCTTGGCTCTGGAAGAAAAACCTCATGAACATTTTGGCGATGCCAAACCCTCTTCCAGGGCCCCAGCCAGGGTCTCCACCCAATCTAGAGCATGAGTCACGGGGAGGGTGGAGTGTGGAGCCAGAGGCTAAAGGAGAGGATGCAGGGTGGGCATAGCTGGCTCCTACCCAGCCCCACTCGAGTGGGAGGCTAGCAAGCATCGTTAGCCCTAACACCTGGGtcttccttcttagaaagagTTAACAGTGGAGCAAGCTGACCATCAAGCGTCAAGTCTGGATATGGATCAGGGAAGTTCTTTTACCTCTAGGACCCTGGGGAGGACTGAGAACAACTTTGGCCCCAATCCTCGAGAGGGGTGCAGTAACAAGGTCTCCCTCTCAGGATATCCTGGTTTTCTAAACCGACTAGGCCCACCAGCCACGTCGCCTTGCCCCGTCACCCTACCCCAGCCCCCTCTGCAGCCATATCTGGGATAAAAATAGCCAGCCATGGGAAAGAGGCAGCGCTCCACGAAGGAAAAAAAGGACTCCTCCTCTGGGTCTGGCCTCCGCTCCTTTCCAACCAAGAGCCTTTTCGGGGGAAGCTAGCAGATAGACGAGACAGGAGAAAACAATAATACCCGAGgccaccttccttccctctccaagGACAGTATCCAGGACCCACTACACAGCTTTGAGCTCCCAAAGCTCACCCCTGGCACCCTTGGTTTTCCTGGGGCACAGAGAAACCTCCACCTTCCCGGGACAAATCCTATCAGCCCCAAACTCCCTCTCTAGGCACCTAAAGGCTGGCACCAGGTTACTCCTCACACCCCAACTCCGCACGCCCCTTCGGGGCCCCATCTTCCCAGCTTGCGCACAGCTACCGGTTCGCTCCATCCTGGTagcccttctctccagcctcccacagCCGCTCCCCGTGGCACCGCTGCCCGCGCCTCCCAGAGCCGACCCTCCGGGTCCACACCCCCGGCCCCACGGCGGCGGCGCCTTACCTTAGCGCTCCGCGCGCGGCGCTCCGCCCGGCGGCCCCGTCCGGCCCATGCCGGGGGCTGGGGCGGGGGCGCTCGGCTCCGCTGCCCGCAGGCTCCCGCCCCCCGACAGCAGCCCGGCTCTCCTGACCCCCCCGGGGCCCCGGCCCGCTACTTTGTGTCAGTTTCGGCCGCGGGGCGGAAGTGACGGCTGCGGCCGCGGGCGGGGGGCGGGAGGGGCTTTGGGGAGGTGAGGGGCGCGGCGTGCGCCATCTTGGTGCGTAGGGAAGAGGGGGGTGGTCCCAAGCTTCGGCCCGGACTCGCACACAATCGGCGAGGCTGGAGGACGCTGGGATGCTGCTGCTTTATTTTGGAAGCCAGAAACCGAGCGAATGCTGCTTTCTCTGCCAGAAACCATCTTCGGGGAGGAGCCTGATGCGGGAGTAGCGATGAAGAAGCCCCTTAGCACGCTTTTCTCTAGCCTAAGTGTCTGCTGTGCTTCCCTCCTCGCCCTGGCTCATCTCAAGGCCTTTCACTTCCTGAAAAGGCACAGCTATTGCATTGACTGGGagttgtgcctcagtttctccgcTTGGTTCTCCTGACGATGAGTAGTTGACTTTGCCCCTTACCACATTCCCTTGGGTGGTATATTACGCgcgcggacacacacacacacacctcgaaGAACTATCTGAGGTCATTGGCACTCCTGTCAGGCCAAAGATAGGAAACGTAGAGATTTCCCGAGCTGGCAGCCAGAAGACAAGGAGATAGCTCCGAGGCAGAGCCCTTGCCTAGGCCCTAAATCAAATCCCTAATGCCACAAAATACAAgtggttttgttgtgttgttgttgttgttgttgttttgagtcagtGGGAGGgggtgtctcactatgtagctctgaaaGGCCTGAAATTCCAGAGACCCTAGGCGTGCTCCATCACTTCCGAGTCAAACTTAAACTAGGTTTTGTTTGTTAAAAGATTCACTCTtaaaccaggcttggtggcgcatgcttttcgTCCCAGCGtgcgcctttgatcccagcactcggaggcagaggcaggcggacttagttcgaggccagcctggtctacaaagagttccaggacagccagagctgacagacagagaaaccctgtctcgaaaaatcataaaaaaaaaaaaaaaaaatattcactctTGTTAGGTGTATTGAGTCACACGCTGAAGTCCAGGCCGTTATGGTCTGCATAGAAAATTTAAGTACTCCATAGGGAGAcctcgtctttttttttttttttttttttttttttttttggtttttcgagacagggtttctctgtatagccctggctgtcctggaactcactttgtagatccgcctgcctctgcctccggagtgctgggattaaaggcgtgcgccaccacgcccggctgggaaaAAGTGAAGAAGGGAGAGCAGAAGCTCCCAGGCCCTACCCCTCAAAGGATCCTTGGATCCCTCCACCCACCCGATTCTAGAAACCTTCCCAAAGCCAGCAGCCAGCGTGCACACCCTCTGGTGGCTCCTTTAAGGAACTGCGTGCCTGGACGCTCCCAGGGTAGAAGACCAGTCTGGAGTCCTTCAGGAGTGGTAAACAGAAGTGTCCTGGTCTGGCAGAGCAATACAAGAATATCTGTCTTGCGTGCTGGCCAGCTCATGGTGCTCTTGCAGAGTGGGATAAGATTGGTCCTTGTCACAGCTTACACTCCAGCTGAGCTAGTCCAGCTACCAAGTCTGAAGCCTTGAGTTGAGATGCCATCACCTTTGGAAATGGTTCTAAATCCTCAGGGTGGTGCAGAGCCACCAGGAGCTGGTATGTGGCTGTGCCCAGGGTGGCCCCCACCATAGGAGCCACTACAGGCACCCACCACCAGCCATTACCAGCACTGTAATGGAAATACAAAGGGAGGTGTCAGAGGTGGCTCTTAGACACACCTCTTCCCATAAGCCAGGACTAGTAAGGCAGGTCCTCACACTAATTCCTGTCATGACATATCTAACAGTGAACATGGGGTTACATTCATTAATGGGAAGCACTTAGGAAGCAACCCCCAGGAGAATTTAGTCCAACCTCTAGTCTTGCAGAATAAACTGAATAGACTTTTTTACGGATGGAGTCACTAAAGCCCAAAGTAGTATGGCATACCCAAGGACGCCTCTGAGCCTACTATACGCATGAAAGGGGGGGGGATGCAGGAGAGCTATGAAGGAAGGGAGAACTTGCCAGCTGAAGAAGGAACACTGTTCCAAGAATACAAGAGCAGTATGTAAGTGGATAGAACTCGGGttggacatggtagcacatgcctttaatcccagcacttggagggatCTCTGCCAGCCTGgtacatagtgaaactctgtctcaaaaaaaaaagagggggggtgGAATCTGGAGAACCGTGGACAAAGCTATTAATAGGGGTGAATGGAGGACTGTACCAAGGGAAGCTGTCTCCTATCTGAAGATGTCAGGGTCCCAGCCAGCAAAGTAGGTGACGATCCTTGGGCCCAGGTCCCAGGCAGGGTTGAGTGGAAAGTCACAGTTTGCACCCATGGATAGTCCAATGGTGAGGATCAGCAGTCCCACCACCACAGGCTCCAGACCTGCAGGTGCTCCTTTATTTCATCTGTCTAGGGTCGCTAACAGCCCCACAATCAGCATCCAGGTACCCAGAATCCTGAGGTCGAAGGAAAGCCATCAAGTGACACATAGGTGCTTCATTTGCCTTCTGTCACTCAAACACACTGTGCCACCCCCTCTATGCCATCTGTGCAGCAGAAGCTACAGGGCCAAGGTAGAATGAACCCCATATTCCACCCAAAATCTGAACAATGAGCTGGGATCCCAACAACCAAGGCAAAGTGTGGGACTTACTTTCCCATATCTTCTGCTCATTCTTACCTAATTCAAGAAGCCATTGTTCAGGGACAGATAGGGGGAAGGGTAAGTGGCAAAAATGGAGGCTGTCTCTTTGGGACCGGTCACTGTCAGGTTCCCACCTGTGTAGTTCTGGAGGGCATCTTCAAGAGAGAGGGACACTCAGAGTTTCCATCTTTACTTAACCACAGCAAGGCACCTCTGCCCACAACTGTCCCCATCACATTCTCTTACCATAGTAGAGAATGTAGGTAGCACCTGAGGCACAGAAAGCAGACAGCAGTTGCACAACTCAGTAAACCGGGAGCTTGGCCCAGGGGAGGCGTCCCACCAGGCACATGGCCAGAGAAAAGACTGGGTTTAGGTGGGCTCCTTCACAAGATCAAAGGGGAAAGACAGTGTTAGGTACCACTGCCAAACACTGTCACAACACCATGCTTTCTCCTGCAATGCTTATTTCCATTACGTAGTTTAAACAAGGCTcaaaaactggagagatggctcagcgatcaagagcactggttgttcttggAAAGGACCTGGGGttatcagcacccacatggcagctcaaaacaatctgtaactccacaACAAGGGATCCGTTGCCCTCTTTGGGGAACCTCATGCActtgcacagacatacatccaggcaaaacacccaaacatatacttttttaaaagtgatttgccagagtggagagatggctcagtggttaagagcactggctgttcttccaaaggtcctgattcaattcccagcaaccacatggtagctcacaaccatctgcaatgtaaCCTgacctcctctggtgtgtctgaagacaaaacaactacagtgtactcatatacaataaataaataaatacatcttgggctgatgagatggctcagtggttaagagcactggctgttcttccaaaggtcctgattcaattcccagcaaccacatggtagctcacaaccatctgcaatgtaaCCTgacctcctctggtgtgtctgaagacaaaacaactacagtgtactcatatacaataaataaataaatacatcttgggctgatgagatggctcagtgggtaagagcacccgactgctcttccaaaggtccagagttcaaatcccagcaaccacatggtggctcacaaccatccgtgacaagatctgacaccctcttctggagtgtctgaagacagctacagtgtacttacataaaataaataataataataataaaaacttttttaaaaaggtgatttACCAAGTTCACAGGATCATACAGTGAAACCAAAATATGAGCCTGAAGCCctgaagccaggcggtggtggcgcacgcctttaatcccagcagttgggaggcagaggcagacagatttctgagtttgaggccagcctggtctacaaagtgaattccaggacagccaggtctacacagaaaaaaccctgtctcgaaccccgcCGCTTCAAAAAATATGCCTGAAAAGGAGTACCTCCCCTGCAGCACACTGTCTGGTGGCCCAACCCAAGCACTCTAATACATGTATTAAGagcaggctgggctggagagatggcttagcagtcctgagttcaaaccatccataatgagatctgacgccctctactggtgggactgaagacagctacagtgtacttacatataatgataaaaatcttggggccagagtgagcagtggtcctgaattcaattcccagcaaccatgtggttacatgatggctcacaaacatctgtacagctacagtgtactcatatacataaaataaataaataaataaatctttaaaaaaaagagagagagagagaagctgatgaGGTCCTGAGCCCATGTGAGGCACAGAAGAATAGTAATTATCCTCAACACTCTGCCATAGATCTCTGCCTGAGAGAGTTAGGAGTCTAGAGTCAAGAACAGGAACAGTGAGTGAGGTAGGTGAAGGAGAGGGACTGGATGAGCCAAAGCCATATCTCAGTCCGGAACACTGGCCAAGCTCCAGGGGATAAAGCCTACAAAGTCACCAAAAGAACCTTGCCTGCCATGGAGATAGCTACTGTAGCAGCCAGAAAGCTGGCCAGACAACCTGGGCCACGGACCCCTGAGTGAGGAgctggtggggagagggaagacaaGGGATGGACGGAGAGCCCAGGAGACTAGGGTGCAGAAAAccaacaggaaaaataaataaatttgagaaaCTAACAAAGAAcggaaacagaaaaaggaaattgtagaagcagaggaggagaaagaaggaaggcaagagACGAGTGAAGGGAAAGGTGGGGGCCGAGGGTCACAgtccctgtaatcccagagtcACaggagtctctgtgagttccaggcagtcaaggctacatattaatataataaataggaaaaaattgTTACTTAGGGGAGAGCACAAACACAGTCCCCCACTACCACAAAGTATGCAGTCGAGTTTCCCGCATTTGGGGAAATCACAGGGGTCAGCACACCCCAAGTGCAATGGGTGAGCCTCGCCCTGGGAAAACACCTTTCTGATCGTGGCATCCCCTCTGCCGGGTAAGTATATAAATAAGAGATGTTTTAAAAAGAGCAAAGCTAGGCTAAACTGGGAGGGTCATTGAAGACTGTGGAGCCCAGCCTAAGATACAAAACAAGACCTTAAATCACAAggagtaaaagaaagagagacttagagaaggaaaagagaagaaattaggTGAAAGGAAGTGGATCAGCAGGGGAATCGACAGGAAGAAGAGCCAGAAACTCTGGCCTCCCTTCTCACCCCCCTCAAGCACCCCACCTACCAAGAGCACAGATGCACCCAGAAACTCCACCAGGCACTGCCATGGGGCTTCGGATCTGCAGATGGGCCCTGATTTCAAGCAGAGC
This region of Mus caroli chromosome 3, CAROLI_EIJ_v1.1, whole genome shotgun sequence genomic DNA includes:
- the Aqp10 gene encoding LOW QUALITY PROTEIN: aquaporin-10 (The sequence of the model RefSeq protein was modified relative to this genomic sequence to represent the inferred CDS: inserted 2 bases in 1 codon; substituted 2 bases at 2 genomic stop codons), translated to MACALLEIRAHLQIRSPMXQCLVEFLGASVLLLLTQGSVAQVVWPAFWLLQLLTLSGAHLNPVFSLAMCLVGRLPWAKLPVYXVVQLLSAFCASGATYILYYDALQNYTGGNLTVTGPKETASIFATYPSPYLSLNNGFLNRILGTWMLIVGLLATLDRXNKGAPAGLEPVVVGLLILTIGLSMGANCDFPLNPAWDLGPRIVTYFAGWDPDIFSAGNGWWWVPVVAPMVGATLGTATYQLLVALHHPEDLEPFPKVMASQLKASDLVAGLAQLECKL